The DNA sequence CGCGGGAAGGTGCCGGCAGCagcggcccccctcccccgccggggcCGCAGGGCGCTCTCCTACCGCAGCGGGGCTGCCTCCCGGGGCTCCCGCGCCCGCGGCCTCAAGTCCCCCAAGAAGAgggccacagccctggctggtgtggctcagtggatagagcgtcggtctgcggactgaagggtcccgggttcgattccggtcaagggcacatgcccaggttgcgggctcgatcccctgtgtggggcgtgcaggaggcagccgatccatgattctcatcattgctgtttctatctctctccctctcccttcctctctgtgaaaaatcaataaaatatatttttaaaagaaggaggaggaggaggaagaaggaggaggaggccccaggcctgcagcccagACGGCTGATCCCCGTCCCGCAGCCCGGCCTCCCGGGTGTGGGTGCACCTCCCGGGGCACTGGCTGCAGGAGCCCGTGGAGATGCAGGTGTGGGAGATGGATGACGTGGCACCCGCCCCCCTCGGAGGCCCTGGAGCCCCGGGCTGATGGAGGACACACGGCCGGGGGCTGAGTGGAGGTGGGCGGCGGGGGCCCAGCGTCGGTGGCGGACCTGGCGGCCCCGGAGCGGCCCGGCCGCTGGAGCAGCACGTGACCCTGTGCCAGGCCCACGGCACGATGGTCATTGCCGTCCCGGCCGCCACCCGGGGCCGCAGGAGGTGGACGTCTGAGGCTGCAGCCCGTGACTCGGGGCGGGGACGGCAGGCGAGAGGCGGGATGTGCGGTGGAGGACGTGGGGGCGTGGATGCAGGGCCCGTGCAGGACGGGCTGGAGCTGATGGGACACGAGGGCTGACGGGAGGCGCGGGTGGAGCGCGGAGGGTGCCCGCGCCGAGGGGACAGCAGCGCAGGTGCCTTTGCCGGAGCTGGACGTGTCCGTGACGGTTGGTGCTAAGGACTCGCACCAGCCGccgctgggccaggccctggccgTGGGCCCGGCTGAGTTTGGGGGTCCGCCCGCCCCACGACCTGCTCTGTCCCAGGACCCCGCAGGCAGTGCCCAGGGCCGAGCCCACGTCACGTGGCACCTTCTTCCACGGCAGGAATTCTTACCAAAACAGATTAACCACGAAAGTACCAGCACACGCTGGGCGGGAAAACAATGCCTGCTGATCGGACGCAGGTCGTCACCCAAACTGAAGCTGGAAGTGCCGAGGCTTCTCAAACTCAGAGCATCAGGCTTCTCGAGACCAGAGGACCCTGCGGCCTTCCCCAGAGGGATGTGGGTACAAGGCACATTCGGTGGAAAGTGGGGAGCTCATTCCCCACCATCCTCTGCCCTCGGAGGCAGAGAAAGGCTGAGACCTGGCAAAAACGGTCTAATTCTTCCTGCCTGTGGAGCCCAAAGATGCTCATAATGTGCCCTCAAAGGAAACACCCAGAATAGAGAGGACTTAAACAAAAAGGCCGTTATGTTCTCAAAACCAAATGGACAGACAAAACCCGTCTCCTCATGGCGACTTCAACACTGGAAATAGTCACCAGCGATATCTGGGGAATTCACGTCCCTGAGAAAAGTGTTTTCTGGAAGCTGCCAGCTGCTCAGATGATGTTCCCTGGGGACAACAATGGGTGAGGTCCGTGCCCCAAATAGACTGAACGAAGTGCAGATCTCCTATGGGCTCAGGTTACACCTAATTTCCTCCAATAAGAGGACAAATTCAGGTTCCCTGAAGATAACAGGACGGGCGTGATGGAATCGGGCACCTGCTTCGTGCCGGCTCAGGTGAAATGGATTCTGTCAGAGACATTCGCAGTGACACACATCTGCCCTCGGGGCCCTCGCAGTCTGAGGACCTCGCACCGGGCTCTGGTTccccagggctggcagctgctggcgGGAGAGCTCTTGCCTCCAGATTATGATGGCAAATCACCTTGTAAAACCTAATACTAGAAATCGCAAGAGACCAAGAGAGTTGGAACCTCAAATGCCAGATAGtccacaactgtcctctcctggaaACCAGATGCCTCTTTCTCTGAAAGCTCTGGACTATTTTATAAAGAGGAAGCCCTGGAGAAAGATCTGAATGATATGAGCAAGGAAATTAATCTGTTGTCTACTATgcagattgtgagagagcagcAGTAGATGCTTCTTACATCGACGATAGAAGGACTCTTCAAAGAAGCCAATACTATTGAAAACTTCCTAGTACAAAAAAGAGAGCTCCTGAGAGAGGTTTAGTTATTGCAAACACACTGCACAGTTAAAAGTCGTGTACTTAACATAAGCTGAGAAAGAATTTAAACccattattgttgaaagaatgacATTTATGCTCTGAAAGCTCTTTGTTAAAGAAAATGTGTACCGTAAACATAAAAGGGACAACACCTTGAATTTTTTTCCTAGACTTAGAGGGCTTTAAACTGGATATTAATACCTTTTCTTTTGAGGGTCAACTCTTTGGTGTAGTTTATAAAagtgtaaattatttaaatgattattgattctttttttttttaatcccctagTCTTCAACTTCTAAAAGAGGATTCAGTGAGTTAATTTGATAATGTttaacaatattgtatttttttgggggaatattttatttaaatagaagATAGCATTGGagatagttttaaaatgtttttttcatggttagtattataaaaaaaactaaaggTGATTTGTCCAGTTTCTTAATATTTAGAAAACTCTATGTGCTCTTGCTACTTaatataatcattttattatttcactattaGTTATTATACATGattaataaaagttttgtttaaaattattttgtgctaaaataaaaaccagaaataaccagaagaaaaaaaaaaaatctgcactcAGCCCTGGGCAGGTTAGAAAGTAGAACgtgccgaaatcggtttggctcagtggatagcgcttCGGTCTGCGgatggaaaggtcccaggttcgattctggtcaagggcatgtaccttggttgcgggcaaatcgtgtgcaggaggcagctggtcgatgtttctctctcatcgatgtttctagctctctatccctctcccttcctctctgtaaaaaaaccaaaatcaataaaatatatttttttaaaaagaaagtataacGTAAGTACACATTTCCCACCGAACGAAAATTATGGAGACTCTCCCTACTGTTAAGGACAGAATTTATGGAATAGAAGTCAGACAACAGAAGCCTGTTTCCTTCAGTGTTAACACTGAACAAAGAAACATTTCCTACATATGTTATGTGCCCAGAGGTTAGAATTTTGGCTAATAGATTAACCACATTCACATCACTCAAAAAGCATTTCTGCTGTGTGTTCTCTGATGTTTATGAAGATGAGTGTTCGtcataaaagatttcccacaatcaGTGCACTCATAAGGTCTTTCTTCAGTGTGAATTTTTGATGATAATGGAGTCCAGAGCCATAGGTAAAACCTTCCCCACAATCATTGCACTAATagggcctttctccagtgtgaagtctctgatgacGATGAAGATCAGTCTTTCTGGTAaaacatttcccacattcactgcactcataaggctttTCCCCAGAGTGAACTCTCTGATGCCGATGAAGATGGGATGttctggtaaaagatttcccacattcactgcacttgTAAGTTCCTTCTCCTGTGTGTAGTCTCTGATGATAACGAAGACCATAGATAGTGGTAAAAggtttcccacattcattgcattcataaggcttttctccagaatGAACCTGACGGTGTTGAATGAGCATACTCTGATACTGAAAAcatttcccacactcactgcactCATATGGCTCTTTTCGAGTGTGTACTCCCCGATGACGATGAAGACTATAGAgagtggtaaaagatttcccacattcaccacactcaggcttttctccagtgtgaactttctGATGAAAACGAAGTCTATACTTACAGggaaaagatttcccacaatcaccacactcatagggtttttctccagtgtgaagtctctggTGTACACGGAGAGGGTACTTTTGGGTaaaggatttcccacattcaccacACTCATAAAGCTTTTCACCAGTGTGAACTTGCCGATGGTAATTAAGGGTGGAAATAGATACAAAGGACTTCCCATATTCATTATGCCCTTTTCTCAGATGAGTTCTTACATGACAGGAGAGGCCGGAACTAAAGGTAAAGGATTCTCCACATTGGGTGCACACGTAaggtttttctcctgtgtgaactctctggtgtctAATGAGTGTCGACTTGTggttaaaagatttcccacaatcaCTGCACTCATatggcctttctccagtgtgtaCTCTGTGATGATGACGGAGGCTCGAGCTATATgcaaaagattttccacattgaGTGCACACGTAaggtttttctcctgtgtgaactccCTGGTGTTGAATGAATGTCGACTTCTggttaaaagatttcccacaatcaCTGCACTCATATGGCCTTTCTCCAGTATGTACTCTGTGATGATGACGGAGGCTCGAGCTAaatgtaaaagattttccacattcggAGCACACATAAGGTTTTTCTCCTGTGTGTACTCTCTGGTGTAAAAGGAGGTGATACGTTTTAATAAaggattttccacattcattacactTATAAGGCCTTTCTCCTGAGTGAGTTTTCTGATGACTCTGGAATTCAGATGTAGagataaaagatttcccacattcactgcactcataaggcctttctcctgtgtgaatTCTCTGGTGTTTAACAAGTGACCACCTATCCTTAAAGGAGTTCCCACACTCACTGCAGTTATAAggtctttctccagtgtgaattctatGATGACAACGGAGGCTAGAACTACTAGTAAAAGATTGCCCACATTCAC is a window from the Eptesicus fuscus isolate TK198812 chromosome 21, DD_ASM_mEF_20220401, whole genome shotgun sequence genome containing:
- the LOC103304669 gene encoding zinc finger protein 850-like isoform X1 translates to MRDKPYKCKDCEKSFTSVAALSYHQSSHSGERPYGCSDCGKSYISRSALRYHQRVHTGERPHECSECGKSFITRTALRYHHRSHTGERPYGCSDCGKSYISRSALHYHQRVHTGEKPHECSECGKSFTLRSLLLRHLIGHSGHKPYKCGECGQSFTSSSSLRCHHRIHTGERPYNCSECGNSFKDRWSLVKHQRIHTGERPYECSECGKSFISTSEFQSHQKTHSGERPYKCNECGKSFIKTYHLLLHQRVHTGEKPYVCSECGKSFTFSSSLRHHHRVHTGERPYECSDCGKSFNQKSTFIQHQGVHTGEKPYVCTQCGKSFAYSSSLRHHHRVHTGERPYECSDCGKSFNHKSTLIRHQRVHTGEKPYVCTQCGESFTFSSGLSCHVRTHLRKGHNEYGKSFVSISTLNYHRQVHTGEKLYECGECGKSFTQKYPLRVHQRLHTGEKPYECGDCGKSFPCKYRLRFHQKVHTGEKPECGECGKSFTTLYSLHRHRGVHTRKEPYECSECGKCFQYQSMLIQHRQVHSGEKPYECNECGKPFTTIYGLRYHQRLHTGEGTYKCSECGKSFTRTSHLHRHQRVHSGEKPYECSECGKCFTRKTDLHRHQRLHTGERPY